In Fusarium oxysporum f. sp. lycopersici 4287 chromosome 2, whole genome shotgun sequence, a genomic segment contains:
- a CDS encoding hypothetical protein (At least one base has a quality score < 10) produces the protein MTSPSPPRTGTGTGTYHDSPRTYDSGRTLSSSVAGRSARLRPPRSLPPWIDSWDDKHGSVSDDQLRLLRPPTRAVPPQHNSSPSDPKRRISKDGFVDPQDPLAGQGQETRGKIPHFMRYGRASMRGRKWDHLRSAEPVIVPGHKPALTSQPNIAWQDFVQSSSWGRMTNEDSKVVDVEALNDLQPNFNTPARHPYDAQEARVSRKKRTLAPYKRLWNIAIRHSLAPLMFRLSVMVTSIIALAIAARIHLLEDVDSTDSAEETQSIVAVAVDCVAIPYIGYMIWDEYTGKPLGLRSVVSKISLILLDLFFIIFKSASTALAFESLVYHNLSDTAVRSLSKALAAFMLMGLIAWTMNFAVNIFRTVERLGGGEDDGLHG, from the exons ATGACTTCTCCCTCTCCTCCACGaactggcactggcactggcaccTATCACGACTCCCCACGGACCTATGATTCAGGTCGTACTTTGAGCAGCTCCGTCGCGGGCAGGTCTGCCCGTCTACGCCCCCCTCGATCCCTCCCAC CCTGGATTGATTCATGGGACGACAAACATGGCTCAGTAAGCGACGACCAACTGCGGCTACTCCGGCCTCCCACTCGCGCTGTCCCACCACAACATAACTCGTCACCAAGTGACCCCAAAAGACGAATCTCTAAAGATGGCTTCGTCGATCCGCAAGATCCTCTTGCTGGCCAAGGCCAGGAAACGAGAGGCAAGATCCCCCATTTTATGCGCTACGGCCGCGCCTCGATGCGTGGCAGGAAATGGGACCATCTGAGATCCGCAGAACCCGTCATTGTGCCAGGACATAAACCAGCATTAACCTCGCAGCCGAACATAGCATGGCAAGACTTTGTCCAATCTTCGTCGTGGGGTCGCATGACTAATGAGGACTCGAAAGtggtggatgttgaggctCTAAACGACCTACAACCAAATTTCAACACACCAGCCCGCCACCCTTACGATGCACAAGAAGCCAGGGTCTCacggaagaagaggacgCTAGCTCCGTACAAACGTTTATGGAATATAGCTATTCGGCACTCTCTCGCTCCTCTGATGTTTAGACTGAGCGTCATGGTCACTTCTATCATTGCCCTTGCTATTGCGGCGCGGATCCACCTGCTTGAAGACGTTGATAGCACAGATTCAGCTGAGGAGACACAATCCATAGTTGCCGTGGCCGTAGACTGCGTGGCTATTCCATACATTGGTTATATGATCTGGGATGAGTACACAGGCAAGCCTTTGGGGTTAAGATCTGTTGTCTCCAAGATCTCTCTCATTTTGCTAGACCTCtttttcatcatcttcaagtcGGCAAGCACAGCACTTGCGTTCGAGAGCCTTGTCTATCATAACTTGTCCGATACAGCAGTGAGGAGCTTGTCTAAGGCGCTGGCAGCATTCATGCTCATGGGACTGATTGCTTGGACGATGAACTTTGCAGTCAACATATTCCGCACAGTGGAACGCCTGGGaggaggtgaagatgatgggCTGCATGGTTAG